One genomic region from Cellulomonas hominis encodes:
- a CDS encoding DUF4081 domain-containing GNAT family N-acetyltransferase — protein MHGAREDVAAGSPVAGPGTARVLGDLDLPDALAVCAQDPVAAVLATTRLEQADRHGLRRVGGQVWGYEVGGRLAAVCWAGANVVPVVPDPAVRPAALDSFAAFGRAQGRRCSSIVGDADAVLGLWDRLAPSWGPVREVRGDQPSMVIDHPPVLAPDPLVRRSAPDEYGIVLPACIRMFTEEVGYSPVVGTGGAYEARVRSLIRDGRSYVRVEQVAGSPQVVFKAELGAVAGGVAQVQGVWVDPGRRGERLSEGGMAAVVALTRRDVAPTVSLYANHYNERALAAYRAVGFRQVGTYATVLF, from the coding sequence GTGCACGGCGCGCGCGAGGACGTGGCGGCCGGGTCGCCGGTCGCCGGGCCGGGCACCGCGCGCGTGCTGGGGGACCTCGACCTGCCGGACGCCCTCGCCGTCTGCGCGCAGGACCCCGTCGCGGCGGTGCTCGCCACGACGCGGCTCGAGCAGGCCGACCGGCACGGGCTGCGGCGCGTCGGCGGCCAGGTGTGGGGCTACGAGGTCGGCGGACGCCTCGCGGCCGTGTGCTGGGCCGGCGCCAACGTCGTGCCCGTCGTGCCCGACCCCGCCGTGCGACCCGCCGCGCTCGACTCCTTCGCGGCGTTCGGCCGGGCGCAGGGCCGGCGCTGCTCCTCGATCGTCGGCGACGCGGACGCGGTGCTCGGGCTGTGGGACCGCCTCGCGCCGTCCTGGGGGCCGGTGCGCGAGGTCCGGGGTGACCAGCCGTCGATGGTCATCGACCACCCGCCCGTCCTCGCCCCCGACCCGCTCGTCCGGCGGTCCGCGCCCGACGAGTACGGCATCGTGCTGCCCGCCTGCATCCGGATGTTCACCGAGGAGGTCGGCTACTCGCCGGTCGTCGGCACCGGCGGTGCCTACGAGGCCCGCGTCCGCTCGCTCATCCGGGACGGCCGGTCGTACGTGCGCGTCGAGCAGGTCGCCGGCTCGCCGCAGGTGGTGTTCAAGGCCGAGCTCGGCGCGGTCGCCGGCGGGGTCGCGCAGGTGCAGGGCGTGTGGGTCGACCCGGGCAGGCGCGGCGAGCGGCTGTCCGAGGGCGGCATGGCCGCCGTCGTGGCGCTCACCCGGCGGGACGTGGCGCCCACCGTGTCGCTGTACGCGAACCACTACAACGAGCGGGCGCTGGCGGCCTACCGCGCCGTCGGGTTCCGGCAGGTCGGGACGTACGCGACGGTGCTGTTCTAG
- the ispG gene encoding flavodoxin-dependent (E)-4-hydroxy-3-methylbut-2-enyl-diphosphate synthase: protein MPEAPAPVLAPRRPTRKIRVGKVEVGGDAPISVQSMTTTLTADVNATLQQIAELTAAGCDIVRVAVPSQDDADALPAIARKSQIPVVADIHFQPRYVFAAIDAGCAAVRVNPGNIRKFDDQVRQIARAAQDAGVSLRIGVNAGSLDPRLLQKYGKATPEALVESAVWEASLFEEHDFHDFKISVKHNDPVVMVRAYELLSEAGDWPLHLGVTEAGPAFQGTIKSATAFGALLSKGIGDTIRVSLSAPPVEEVKVGTQILQALNLRPRKLEIVSCPSCGRAQVDVYTLAERVTAGLEGLEVPLRVAVMGCVVNGPGEAREADLGVASGNGKGQIFVRGQVVRTVPESAIVETLIDEALRIADGMDPVAGGGPVVTVG, encoded by the coding sequence ATGCCCGAGGCGCCCGCGCCGGTGCTGGCGCCGCGGCGGCCGACCCGGAAGATCCGCGTGGGGAAGGTCGAGGTCGGCGGCGACGCCCCGATCAGCGTCCAGTCCATGACGACGACGCTGACCGCCGACGTCAACGCCACCCTGCAGCAGATCGCCGAGCTCACCGCCGCGGGCTGCGACATCGTCCGGGTCGCGGTGCCCAGCCAGGACGACGCCGACGCGCTGCCGGCCATCGCGCGCAAGTCGCAGATCCCGGTCGTCGCGGACATCCACTTCCAGCCGCGGTACGTGTTCGCGGCGATCGACGCCGGCTGCGCGGCCGTCCGGGTCAACCCCGGCAACATCCGCAAGTTCGACGACCAGGTGCGCCAGATCGCCCGCGCCGCGCAGGACGCCGGCGTCTCGCTGCGCATCGGCGTCAACGCCGGGTCGCTCGACCCCCGGCTGCTGCAGAAGTACGGCAAGGCCACCCCGGAGGCGCTCGTCGAGTCCGCCGTGTGGGAGGCGTCGCTGTTCGAGGAGCACGACTTCCACGACTTCAAGATCTCCGTCAAGCACAACGACCCGGTCGTCATGGTCCGCGCGTACGAGCTGCTGTCCGAGGCCGGCGACTGGCCGCTGCACCTCGGGGTCACCGAGGCCGGCCCGGCGTTCCAGGGCACGATCAAGTCCGCGACCGCCTTCGGCGCCCTGCTCAGCAAGGGCATCGGCGACACCATCCGCGTCTCGCTGTCCGCGCCGCCGGTCGAGGAGGTCAAGGTCGGCACGCAGATCCTGCAGGCGCTCAACCTGCGGCCCCGCAAGCTCGAGATCGTGTCCTGCCCGTCGTGCGGCCGGGCGCAGGTGGACGTCTACACGCTCGCGGAGCGGGTCACCGCGGGGCTCGAGGGCCTGGAGGTGCCGCTGCGCGTCGCGGTCATGGGCTGCGTCGTCAACGGGCCGGGCGAGGCGCGCGAGGCCGACCTCGGCGTCGCGTCCGGCAACGGCAAGGGCCAGATCTTCGTCCGCGGCCAGGTGGTCCGCACCGTCCCGGAGTCCGCGATCGTCGAGACGCTGATCGACGAGGCCCTGCGGATCGCGGACGGGATGGACCCCGTCGCCGGCGGCGGGCCCGTCGTCACGGTGGGCTGA
- a CDS encoding sensor domain-containing diguanylate cyclase yields the protein MSAPSPAPRDLPVARRSGDPTLGLIRRVLLVCLAGGALAVVAVLVVRWEDPLLRGVSPLLLVVLLLFGWVVLRRPRATVPVSRVVLTGLDLLWLATMASRLVTEAGGGWDALFPTTFMGLALFVVIGYLVYPTRFAVLHAGLLVLAVLGVGLVALAAGPDDGERGAHAVDLGRYAVYLAVLAAMVWVLSRTKEHATRAFLVAEHASAEAASMREMAYRDALTGAANRRRLEDELAYQARVVGSGLDVALVYLDLDRFKLVNDTLGHAVGDRVLVTVARALEQQVRSGDLVARLGGEEFVVVAPGMALADAREMAERLRTALPRAVSRAVDVHVTASLGVTALHADEEPARAIERVDALMYRAKRGGRDRVEVGDADDADAATDPADVQPASRSRGQDGGSSTPGAPAARDEEGAAWPT from the coding sequence ATGTCCGCACCGTCCCCGGCGCCCCGGGACCTGCCCGTGGCGCGCCGGTCCGGGGACCCGACGCTCGGCCTGATCCGCCGCGTCCTGCTCGTCTGCCTGGCGGGCGGGGCGCTGGCGGTCGTCGCCGTCCTCGTCGTGCGCTGGGAGGACCCGCTGCTGCGCGGGGTGTCGCCGCTGCTGCTCGTCGTGCTGCTGCTGTTCGGCTGGGTGGTGCTGCGCCGGCCCCGGGCGACCGTGCCGGTGTCCCGGGTCGTGCTGACGGGCCTCGACCTGCTGTGGCTGGCGACGATGGCGAGCCGCCTGGTCACGGAGGCGGGCGGTGGCTGGGACGCGCTGTTCCCGACGACCTTCATGGGCCTGGCCCTGTTCGTCGTGATCGGGTACCTGGTGTACCCGACCCGGTTCGCCGTGCTGCACGCGGGGCTGCTCGTGCTCGCCGTCCTCGGCGTGGGGCTCGTGGCGCTCGCGGCCGGCCCCGACGACGGCGAGCGTGGCGCGCACGCCGTCGACCTGGGCCGGTACGCGGTGTACCTGGCGGTGCTCGCGGCGATGGTCTGGGTGCTGTCCCGGACCAAGGAGCACGCCACGCGGGCGTTCCTCGTCGCCGAGCACGCCAGCGCCGAGGCCGCGTCCATGCGGGAGATGGCCTACCGGGACGCGCTCACCGGGGCGGCGAACCGGCGCCGGCTCGAGGACGAGCTCGCGTACCAGGCGCGCGTCGTCGGGTCGGGCCTGGACGTCGCGCTGGTGTACCTGGACCTCGACCGGTTCAAGCTCGTCAACGACACCCTCGGGCACGCCGTGGGGGACCGGGTGCTGGTCACGGTCGCTCGGGCCCTCGAGCAGCAGGTGCGCTCGGGCGACCTCGTCGCGCGGCTCGGCGGCGAGGAGTTCGTGGTCGTCGCGCCGGGCATGGCGCTCGCGGACGCCCGGGAGATGGCCGAGCGGCTGCGCACCGCGCTCCCGCGCGCCGTGAGCCGGGCCGTGGACGTGCACGTCACCGCGAGCCTCGGCGTGACCGCGCTGCACGCCGACGAGGAGCCGGCCCGCGCCATCGAGCGGGTGGACGCGCTGATGTACCGGGCCAAGCGGGGCGGCCGCGACCGGGTCGAGGTCGGGGACGCCGACGACGCCGACGCCGCCACGGACCCGGCGGACGTCCAGCCGGCGTCCAGGTCGAGGGGGCAGGATGGGGGGTCGTCCACCCCGGGCGCACCCGCCGCCCGCGACGAGGAAGGTGCCGCATGGCCTACGTGA
- a CDS encoding M50 family metallopeptidase — protein sequence MAYVIGVLVLVVGILVSIALHEVGHMVPAKRFGVRVSQYMVGFGPTLWSRTRGETEYGVKAVPLGGYVRLIGMYPTPEAVGNPPVRGFFSRMAADAREASAEEIRPGEDHRAFYRLSTPKKLVVMLGGPVMNLLIAVVLLAVVLVGFGTQGASTTLASVSQCVLPADSTATECSADDPAAPGAAAGLLPGDTVVSYDGVAVESWDQLSGMIRGTGEEAVPVVVERDGERVTLSVTPVVADRPVVGDDGQVVLDDDGEPVTASVGFLGVSPATELQRQPVSEVATLTADAVWQTGKAVVTLPANLVGIAESAFGGAERDATGVLGPVGIARLAGEVASSDAPGVGVTERVSAMLSLLASLNIALFVFNLIPLVPLDGGHVAAALWEGAKRTVARVRDLPRPRPADAARLQPVALAVFVLLGGMGLLLAYADIVSPATLG from the coding sequence ATGGCCTACGTGATCGGCGTGCTCGTGCTCGTCGTGGGCATCCTGGTGTCCATCGCCCTGCACGAGGTCGGCCACATGGTGCCCGCCAAGCGGTTCGGCGTGCGCGTCAGCCAGTACATGGTGGGCTTCGGGCCGACCCTGTGGTCCCGCACCCGCGGCGAGACCGAGTACGGCGTCAAGGCGGTCCCGCTGGGCGGCTACGTCCGGCTGATCGGCATGTACCCGACCCCGGAGGCGGTGGGGAACCCGCCGGTGCGCGGCTTCTTCAGCCGCATGGCCGCCGACGCCCGCGAGGCCAGCGCCGAGGAGATCCGGCCGGGGGAGGACCACCGGGCGTTCTACCGGCTGTCCACCCCGAAGAAGCTCGTCGTCATGCTCGGCGGCCCGGTGATGAACCTGCTCATCGCCGTGGTGCTGCTCGCCGTGGTGCTCGTCGGGTTCGGCACCCAGGGCGCGAGCACCACGCTCGCGTCGGTCAGCCAGTGCGTGCTGCCCGCCGACTCGACGGCGACCGAGTGCTCCGCGGACGACCCCGCTGCCCCCGGTGCGGCCGCCGGCCTGCTGCCCGGCGACACGGTGGTCTCCTACGACGGCGTCGCGGTCGAGAGCTGGGACCAGCTCTCCGGGATGATCCGCGGCACGGGCGAGGAGGCCGTGCCGGTCGTGGTCGAGCGGGACGGGGAGCGCGTGACGCTGTCCGTGACCCCGGTGGTGGCCGACCGGCCCGTGGTCGGCGACGACGGCCAGGTCGTCCTCGACGACGACGGCGAGCCCGTCACCGCGAGCGTCGGGTTCCTCGGCGTCAGCCCCGCGACCGAGCTCCAGCGCCAGCCCGTCTCCGAGGTGGCGACCCTGACCGCGGACGCCGTGTGGCAGACCGGCAAGGCCGTCGTCACGCTGCCCGCCAACCTCGTGGGCATCGCCGAGAGCGCGTTCGGCGGCGCGGAGCGGGACGCCACCGGCGTCCTCGGCCCGGTCGGCATCGCCCGCCTCGCCGGCGAGGTCGCGTCCAGCGACGCCCCCGGGGTCGGCGTGACCGAGCGCGTGTCCGCGATGCTCAGCCTGCTCGCGTCGCTCAACATCGCGCTGTTCGTCTTCAACCTCATCCCGCTCGTGCCGCTGGACGGCGGGCACGTCGCCGCGGCCCTGTGGGAGGGCGCGAAGCGGACCGTCGCCCGGGTGCGCGACCTGCCCCGGCCGCGGCCCGCGGACGCCGCCCGGCTGCAGCCCGTGGCGCTCGCCGTGTTCGTGCTGCTCGGCGGCATGGGGCTGCTGCTCGCCTACGCCGACATCGTCAGCCCCGCGACGCTCGGCTGA